The proteins below are encoded in one region of Mangifera indica cultivar Alphonso chromosome 7, CATAS_Mindica_2.1, whole genome shotgun sequence:
- the LOC123220393 gene encoding protein IQ-DOMAIN 13-like — translation MGKKGSWFSAIKRVFIPHSKEKLANESDKKSTKEKKKKGLAKLRHGETNSFIPLFREPSSIEKILGDAEREHSLVFRPPTPPEQPRTPPFVPARVASPRVPSQRISSPRVTSSRVASPRAASPRAASPRNASPRASSPRIVHQHRERPEPTLRYRHACATKIQAAYRGYMARRSFRALKGLVRLQGVVRGQNVRRQTVNAMKYMQLLVRVQSQIQSGRIQMLENQARRQAQYRNDKETESTLGKWTFGQASEAGNEDWDASVLTKEEMEARMQKKVEAVIKRERAMSYAYSHQLWKTPPKSAQTSAGAFPWWWNWLERQLPPANPLESQTMKSFQLTPPRPMTDQHLKPSPQPQSSSHNRYSFGFDMDTPTPKSTKSTILPATRYARSPALGKAPQGSPSLSKYSRARASGAASPFDLPLKDDDSLTSCPPFSVPNYMTPTVSAKAKARANSNPKERLPGTPSSESQRRLSFPLTPNIGSFKWKKGFSFSNSKESSSQRALDKNQSMQSLGNLSVDSTVSMPATVGRKPFNRFV, via the exons ATGGGAAAGAAGGGGAGTTGGTTTTCCGCAATCAAGAGGGTCTTTATACCCCACTCCAAGGAGAAACTAGCCAAT GAATCAGACAAGAAAAgtacaaaagaaaagaaaaagaagggacTAGCGAAACTAAGGCATGGCGAAACCAATTCTTTCATTCCTCTATTCAGAGAACCGAGCAGTATTGAGAAAATTTTGGGGGATGCTGAAAGAGAGCATAGTTTAGTATTTAGGCCTCCAACCCCACCTGAGCAACCTAGAACACCGCCTTTTGTGCCTGCAAGAGTTGCTTCTCCGAGGGTTCCTTCTCAAAGGATTTCATCTCCAAGGGTCACGTCTTCAAGAGTTGCTTCTCCAAGGGCTGCCTCTCCAAGGGCTGCTTCTCCAAGGAATGCCTCGCCAAGAGCTTCTTCACCTAGAATTGTTCATCAGCATAGGGAAAGACCGGAACCAACTCTAAGATACCGTCATGCTTGTGCTACTAAGATTCAAGCAGCCTATAGAGGTTATATG GCTAGAAGAAGCTTTAGAGCTCTGAAGGGTCTAGTGAGGCTTCAGGGAGTAGTGAGAGGACAGAATGTGAGGCGCCAAACAGTGAATGCCATGAAATATATGCAGCTTCTGGTGAGGGTTCAATCTCAGATTCAGTCAGGGAGAATCCAGATGCTAGAAAACCAGGCACGACGTCAAGCTCAATACAGGAATGATAAAGAAACAGAAAGTACCTTGGGGAAATGGACCTTTGGCCAGGCA TCTGAGGCAGGAAATGAAGACTGGGATGCTAGTGTGCTGACCAAAGAAGAAATGGAAGCAAGGATGCAGAAGAAGGTGGAGGCAGTCATCAAAAGAGAAAGAGCCATGTCCTATGCATATTCCCACCAG TTGTGGAAAACCCCTCCTAAATCAGCTCAAACATCTGCCGGGGCGTTCCCGTGGTGGTGGAATTGGTTAGAACGTCAGCTGCCTCCAGCTAACCCATTGGAAAGTCAAACTATGAAGAGTTTTCAACTCACACCACCAAGGCCAATGACTGATCAGCACCTAAAACCAAGCCCTCAGCCACAATCAAGCAGTCACAACCGATATAGTTTTGGGTTCGACATGGATACTCCCACGCCAAAATCAACGAAATCAACCATACTCCCTGCCACAAGATACGCACGAAGTCCGGCTTTAGGTAAGGCCCCTCAAGGCAGCCCCAGCTTGTCAAAATATTCAAGAGCAAGAGCTAGTGGAGCCGCTTCTCCTTTTGACTTGCCATTAAAAGATGACGATAGTCTCACAAGCTGCCCGCCCTTTTCGGTTCCAAACTACATGACTCCTACAGTTTCGGCAAAAGCAAAAGCAAGAGCTAACAGCAATCCAAAGGAGAGGCTTCCAGGGACTCCAAGCAGTGAATCACAAAGAAGGCTTTCGTTTCCTTTGACGCCTAACATTGGATCATTCAAGTGGAAGAAAGGTTTCTCCTTCTCTAATAGCAAGGAGTCTAGCTCTCAGAGGGCCTTAGATAAGAATCAGTCAATGCAATCTTTAGGGAATTTGAGTGTGGATTCAACCGTTTCGATGCCTGCAACGGTCGGGAGGAAGCCGTTTAACCGATTTGTGTGA